A single region of the Prevotella sp. HUN102 genome encodes:
- a CDS encoding M23 family metallopeptidase — protein sequence MKRILFILLLLTTCLLAPYAQKQTTQKKERTTQKKEKTTQQKGKVTQQSKNTAQKKEKATRQQSVNAKKQSKNTVRGKKKQKKEPQVSTNEIKDLQKQNQQLQKEISENEEAVKEKQKDVDSRLEKIMLLDTEIGQHQMAIDIIATEIDGLDNNMVVLKGQLSSLEKQLGERRSRFIQSMRYMARHRSIQDKIMFIFSANSLTQMYRRLRFVREYAAYQRAQGELLKEKQMQIDQKHNQLAQVRTDKSNLLAQDRREHAQMENKKSKQEEIVASLQNDQKVLQSVIAERQKQQQAIEAQIDRLIAIEIEKARARAAAEAKANAAARAAAARQRAAELAKKKAEAERAARENARRIAEEKEREARAKAEARAKAEEAERAQRAAAAKAEEARRAAEKARAEAAQKASAAKERQLKRAEERAAAAKAEEERARARAAAEKARADQQAREAESNRIAAERKAAADRERANREQAAAQKASESNSLMTEADRAMTGSFANNKGRLPMPMSGKIINHFGTYNVSGMSNVKLNSDGINIKAAGGTAVRSVFKGEVSAIFTSGGTTVVMVRHGMYISCYFNLGSVNVRKGQSVGTGQTIGTVNGEGVLHFQLRKETAKLNPEHWIR from the coding sequence ATGAAACGAATTTTATTTATACTATTGCTGCTCACAACTTGCCTTCTTGCGCCATACGCACAGAAGCAAACTACGCAGAAAAAGGAAAGAACAACGCAAAAGAAGGAGAAGACGACGCAGCAAAAGGGGAAAGTAACGCAGCAGTCCAAGAATACGGCGCAGAAAAAGGAAAAAGCGACACGGCAACAGTCTGTGAACGCCAAGAAGCAAAGCAAGAATACCGTAAGAGGTAAGAAAAAACAGAAGAAGGAACCACAGGTTTCTACTAATGAAATCAAGGATTTGCAGAAGCAGAACCAGCAGCTTCAGAAGGAAATTTCTGAAAATGAAGAAGCTGTAAAGGAAAAGCAGAAAGATGTAGACAGTCGTCTTGAAAAGATTATGCTGCTCGATACGGAAATCGGACAGCATCAGATGGCTATCGATATCATTGCAACGGAAATCGACGGACTTGACAACAATATGGTTGTGCTCAAAGGTCAGCTTTCTTCCCTCGAGAAACAGCTGGGCGAGCGTCGCTCCCGTTTTATCCAGTCAATGCGCTATATGGCTCGCCATCGCAGCATTCAGGACAAAATTATGTTCATTTTCTCTGCCAACAGCCTTACCCAGATGTATCGCCGTCTGCGTTTCGTCCGTGAATATGCGGCATATCAGCGCGCACAAGGCGAACTGCTGAAGGAAAAGCAGATGCAGATCGACCAAAAGCACAATCAGTTGGCACAGGTGCGTACCGACAAGAGCAACCTTTTGGCACAAGACCGCCGCGAACACGCCCAAATGGAAAACAAGAAATCCAAACAGGAGGAAATTGTGGCTTCGTTGCAGAACGACCAAAAGGTGCTTCAAAGCGTTATTGCCGAACGACAGAAGCAGCAGCAGGCTATTGAAGCGCAAATCGACCGACTGATAGCCATAGAAATAGAAAAGGCTCGAGCACGTGCCGCTGCCGAAGCCAAAGCAAACGCTGCTGCAAGGGCTGCCGCCGCACGACAGCGTGCTGCCGAGCTTGCGAAGAAGAAAGCAGAGGCTGAACGTGCTGCAAGAGAGAACGCCCGACGCATTGCCGAGGAAAAGGAACGCGAGGCCAGAGCCAAGGCTGAGGCCAGAGCGAAGGCCGAAGAAGCCGAACGTGCGCAGCGTGCAGCGGCTGCCAAGGCCGAAGAAGCACGGAGAGCTGCCGAGAAAGCACGTGCCGAGGCTGCCCAAAAGGCATCTGCCGCAAAGGAACGCCAGTTGAAACGTGCCGAAGAGCGTGCCGCTGCCGCCAAGGCAGAGGAAGAACGTGCCAGAGCAAGAGCTGCTGCTGAAAAGGCACGTGCCGACCAACAGGCACGAGAGGCCGAATCCAACCGTATTGCTGCCGAGCGAAAGGCTGCTGCCGACAGAGAGCGTGCCAACCGTGAACAGGCTGCTGCACAGAAAGCATCCGAAAGCAATAGTCTGATGACCGAGGCCGACCGTGCAATGACAGGCAGCTTTGCCAACAATAAGGGACGTCTGCCAATGCCGATGTCAGGCAAAATCATCAATCACTTCGGCACATACAATGTCAGCGGTATGAGCAATGTGAAGTTGAATAGCGATGGTATCAATATCAAAGCAGCGGGAGGTACAGCCGTTCGCAGCGTCTTCAAAGGCGAAGTGAGTGCCATTTTTACCAGTGGTGGCACAACTGTGGTTATGGTTCGCCACGGTATGTATATCTCTTGCTATTTCAATCTGGGTAGTGTAAACGTAAGAAAGGGACAGAGTGTAGGTACCGGTCAGACCATCGGAACCGTGAATGGCGAAGGCGTTCTCCATTTCCAGTTGCGCAAGGAAACTGCCAAGTTGAACCCTGAACACTGGATTAGATAG
- a CDS encoding MarR family winged helix-turn-helix transcriptional regulator, translated as MDKGKICKIRDISRAISELDTKCVSEFGVCINEAMLLCTLLEKEQMPAGQIAEELGITQSNASKLIRVVEEKGFVERTLGKDDHRKMFFALTNEGKSKIEAMKCCDMSLPSVLEKALM; from the coding sequence ATGGATAAAGGAAAAATATGCAAGATACGGGACATATCCCGTGCCATTTCAGAACTTGACACCAAGTGTGTGAGCGAGTTTGGTGTGTGTATCAACGAGGCAATGCTGCTCTGTACGCTTTTGGAAAAGGAACAGATGCCGGCCGGTCAGATTGCCGAAGAACTCGGCATCACGCAATCCAATGCGTCGAAACTCATCAGGGTGGTGGAAGAAAAAGGATTCGTTGAGCGCACTTTGGGCAAGGACGACCACCGAAAGATGTTTTTCGCACTCACAAACGAAGGCAAAAGCAAGATTGAAGCAATGAAATGCTGCGATATGTCGCTGCCGTCGGTGCTTGAAAAGGCATTGATGTGA
- a CDS encoding DUF4292 domain-containing protein, with protein sequence MKTKNIYIGVVAALLMVSCGTHKTAVQNKSVPVVTKENVGTAAASKQKLQFAQKVADQALYQKNLVSDLSFTVNTGSREITVPGILHLRKDEVIRLQLLIPLLRSEVGRIEFTKDYVLFIDRMHKQYVKASYNDVSFLKDNGINFYSLQSLFWNQLFIPGKQKVGENGLAEFDVDLTKMQTGGKTPVPLTLKDGKMEYKWLAEAVTGLISMAEAKYTSANHGVSTLNWNYRDFKKFGAKQFPATHEVVIVTPAAGTKKTLKATFELDGFSDKADWESFTTPSDKYKQVGVEEILGKLMKL encoded by the coding sequence ATGAAAACAAAGAATATATATATAGGAGTTGTTGCAGCCTTGCTGATGGTAAGCTGTGGCACACATAAAACAGCGGTGCAGAACAAATCCGTGCCGGTAGTCACGAAAGAGAACGTGGGAACTGCTGCCGCATCAAAGCAGAAACTTCAGTTTGCACAGAAAGTTGCCGACCAAGCTCTCTATCAGAAGAACCTTGTTTCCGACCTTTCGTTTACGGTCAATACTGGTTCTCGGGAAATTACCGTGCCGGGCATTCTGCATTTGCGCAAAGACGAGGTCATTCGTCTGCAACTGCTCATCCCCCTTCTTCGCAGCGAGGTAGGCCGCATTGAGTTCACGAAGGATTATGTGCTCTTCATCGACCGTATGCACAAGCAGTATGTGAAGGCAAGCTACAACGATGTTTCTTTCCTGAAGGACAACGGCATCAACTTCTATTCCCTCCAGTCATTGTTCTGGAATCAGCTCTTCATTCCCGGGAAACAGAAGGTGGGCGAGAATGGATTGGCAGAATTTGATGTAGACCTCACAAAAATGCAGACCGGCGGCAAGACTCCTGTTCCTCTTACGCTCAAGGATGGGAAGATGGAATACAAGTGGTTGGCAGAAGCTGTTACAGGTCTGATATCAATGGCAGAGGCAAAATACACCAGTGCGAACCACGGTGTGTCTACATTGAACTGGAATTACCGTGATTTCAAGAAGTTCGGTGCAAAGCAATTCCCTGCCACACACGAAGTAGTGATTGTAACACCGGCAGCAGGTACAAAGAAAACTTTGAAGGCTACATTCGAGCTTGACGGTTTCAGCGACAAAGCTGACTGGGAAAGTTTCACAACGCCTTCCGACAAATATAAACAAGTAGGAGTAGAAGAGATTCTCGGTAAATTAATGAAACTCTAA
- a CDS encoding FAD-dependent oxidoreductase, whose translation MKHIIIGGVAGGATTAARIRRADETAEIVLMEKGKYISYANCGLPYYIGGVIAERENLFVQTPESFGKRFNIDVRTENEVLSIDTEKKTVCVRRADGTEYEESYDKLLLSPGSTPVRPPLPGIDLEGIYTLRNVEDTDRIKAYLETHSVKRAVVVGGGFIGLEMAENLAHAGAVVSIVEMGNQVMAPIDFSMAAHVHRHLEDKGVRLYLEKGVSGFEKKGDAISVQLNDGSSLEADMVLLSIGVRPSTTLAKCAGIELGEKGIKVDKYLQTSAKDVYAVGDAIEYEHPLTGQPWLNYLAGPANRQGRIVADNMVFGNKTEYEGAIGTSIAKVFDLTVASTGLPAKRLKQLNIDYKSSTTVSASHAGYYPGAFQITLKLTFHPQSGLIYGAQAVGVDGVDKRIDVLAQMIKNKKTVYDLVKMEQAYAPPFSSAKDPVTIAGYVASNIISGAMKPIYWREVRDLDRTKSMFIDVSTPAEYELRTIEGAVNIPLDDLRERINEVPKNKEVVVFCAVGLRGYLAQRILMGRGYTNVRNLSGGYRHYAMATAPIKANEEEPKIERNRKEEKMEETKHTLRVNACGLQCPGPIMKLKNTMDGMNEGERVEIKATDAGFPRDAQAWCKTTGNNFISKTDENGLHTVIIEKAKKTDAPMISGTAEKNKTLIMFSDDLDKALATFVLANGAAATGHKVSIFFTFWGLNVIKKEQKPAVSKDIFGRMFSWMLPSSSKKLSLSKMSMMGIGDSMMRHIMKKRGINQLEELRQQALDNGVEFIACQMSMDMMGVDRRELLDNVTVGGVATYMERAEEANVNLFI comes from the coding sequence ATGGAAAAGGGAAAGTACATTTCCTATGCCAACTGTGGCTTACCTTATTATATAGGTGGCGTGATTGCTGAAAGGGAAAACCTGTTTGTGCAGACACCGGAAAGTTTCGGAAAAAGATTCAACATCGACGTGCGCACGGAGAACGAGGTGCTGAGCATAGACACAGAAAAGAAGACCGTGTGTGTGAGAAGAGCTGACGGCACGGAATACGAAGAAAGCTACGACAAACTTCTGCTTTCGCCGGGTTCAACTCCGGTGCGCCCGCCACTCCCGGGAATCGACCTCGAGGGAATCTACACGCTGAGAAACGTTGAAGATACCGACCGGATAAAAGCCTATCTCGAAACGCACAGCGTGAAGCGTGCAGTAGTTGTGGGCGGAGGATTCATCGGACTGGAAATGGCAGAGAATCTTGCACACGCCGGTGCAGTGGTTTCCATCGTGGAAATGGGCAATCAGGTAATGGCTCCCATCGACTTCTCTATGGCAGCCCACGTACACCGACACCTCGAGGACAAGGGCGTGCGCCTCTATCTTGAAAAGGGTGTTTCGGGATTCGAGAAGAAAGGCGATGCTATCAGCGTGCAGCTCAACGACGGCAGCAGCCTTGAGGCAGATATGGTGTTGCTCTCTATCGGCGTGCGCCCTTCTACAACGTTGGCAAAATGCGCAGGAATCGAGTTGGGAGAAAAGGGAATCAAGGTGGATAAGTATCTTCAGACTTCTGCCAAGGATGTTTATGCCGTGGGCGATGCCATCGAATACGAGCATCCTCTGACTGGTCAGCCGTGGCTCAACTATCTTGCCGGCCCTGCCAACCGTCAGGGCAGAATCGTTGCCGACAATATGGTGTTCGGCAATAAGACGGAATACGAGGGAGCCATCGGAACGTCGATAGCAAAGGTGTTCGACCTTACGGTGGCTTCGACCGGACTGCCGGCAAAGCGTCTGAAGCAATTGAACATCGACTACAAGAGCAGCACCACCGTGTCAGCATCGCACGCAGGCTACTATCCCGGGGCTTTCCAGATAACCCTCAAGCTCACTTTCCACCCTCAATCGGGACTTATCTATGGTGCGCAGGCTGTGGGCGTGGACGGTGTGGACAAACGCATAGACGTACTGGCACAGATGATCAAGAACAAGAAGACGGTCTACGACCTCGTGAAAATGGAACAGGCGTATGCACCTCCCTTCTCGTCGGCAAAGGATCCGGTGACCATCGCAGGCTATGTGGCAAGCAACATCATTTCGGGTGCGATGAAACCCATCTACTGGCGCGAAGTGAGAGATTTGGATCGCACGAAGTCGATGTTCATCGACGTAAGCACGCCTGCTGAATATGAGCTTAGAACGATTGAAGGAGCCGTGAACATTCCACTCGACGACCTGCGCGAGCGCATCAATGAAGTGCCGAAAAACAAGGAGGTAGTGGTGTTCTGTGCCGTGGGGTTGCGTGGCTATCTGGCACAGCGCATCCTGATGGGACGTGGATATACGAACGTTCGCAACCTATCGGGTGGTTACAGGCATTACGCTATGGCGACTGCTCCGATAAAAGCAAACGAAGAAGAGCCGAAAATCGAAAGAAACAGGAAGGAAGAAAAAATGGAAGAAACAAAACATACGCTGCGCGTTAATGCCTGTGGATTGCAATGCCCGGGGCCGATTATGAAACTGAAGAATACGATGGACGGAATGAACGAAGGCGAACGTGTGGAAATCAAGGCGACTGATGCAGGTTTCCCGCGTGATGCGCAGGCGTGGTGCAAGACAACCGGAAACAATTTCATTTCAAAGACAGACGAAAATGGTCTGCACACCGTTATCATAGAAAAGGCTAAGAAGACTGACGCGCCGATGATTTCGGGTACAGCGGAGAAGAACAAGACGCTGATTATGTTCAGCGACGACCTCGACAAGGCACTTGCCACCTTCGTTTTGGCAAACGGTGCCGCTGCAACAGGACACAAAGTGTCTATCTTCTTCACTTTCTGGGGACTGAACGTCATAAAGAAAGAACAGAAACCGGCCGTGAGCAAGGATATTTTCGGCAGGATGTTCTCGTGGATGCTGCCTTCAAGTTCCAAGAAGTTGAGTCTTTCCAAGATGAGTATGATGGGCATCGGCGACAGTATGATGCGGCACATTATGAAGAAAAGAGGCATCAACCAGTTAGAGGAACTGCGCCAACAGGCGTTGGACAACGGCGTGGAGTTCATCGCCTGCCAGATGTCTATGGATATGATGGGCGTGGACAGGCGCGAACTGCTCGACAATGTTACCGTCGGGGGCGTTGCCACCTATATGGAACGTGCCGAAGAAGCGAACGTAAACCTCTTTATATAA